One segment of Methylocella silvestris BL2 DNA contains the following:
- the infC gene encoding translation initiation factor IF-3 produces the protein MKAPPVPQKDGPRVNRDIRAREVQLIDAEGQNRGVVDSLEALQSAEEAGLDLVEIVPTANPPVCKILDYGKFRFLEQKKSAEARKKQKIVEIKEIKLRPGIDEHDYDTKMKAVRRFFEEGDKVKVTLRFRGREMAHQDLGFRLLERVKNETVTIAKVEAEPSMEGRQMVMVLAPK, from the coding sequence ATGAAAGCGCCTCCGGTCCCGCAAAAGGACGGGCCACGCGTAAACCGTGATATCCGCGCTCGTGAAGTTCAATTGATTGACGCCGAAGGCCAGAATAGAGGCGTCGTCGATTCTCTCGAAGCTCTCCAGTCCGCTGAAGAAGCGGGCCTCGATCTCGTCGAGATCGTTCCGACGGCCAACCCGCCGGTCTGCAAAATCCTCGATTACGGCAAGTTCCGCTTTCTTGAGCAGAAGAAATCCGCCGAAGCCCGGAAGAAGCAGAAGATCGTCGAAATCAAGGAAATCAAGCTGCGTCCCGGCATTGACGAGCATGATTACGACACCAAGATGAAAGCTGTCCGCCGCTTCTTCGAGGAAGGCGACAAGGTCAAGGTGACGCTCCGCTTCCGCGGCCGCGAGATGGCCCATCAGGATCTTGGCTTCCGCCTGCTTGAGCGGGTCAAGAACGAGACGGTCACCATCGCCAAGGTCGAAGCCGAACCATCGATGGAAGGGCGCCAGATGGTCATGGTGCTCGCACCGAAATAA
- a CDS encoding S41 family peptidase: MMRKVSLVMLGAVLGASVVTVGTQTRVFSDGVASAAASDTYRNLNLFGDVFEKIRSDYVEKPDEQKLVESAINGMLTSLDPHSSYMDAKSFRDMQVQTRGEFGGLGIEVTQEDGLIKVVTPIDDTPASRGGILSGDIITAIDGENVQGLTLNQAVDKMRGAPNTPVTLKVLRGPNKDAQDIKLTRAVIQIKSVRSHQEGDDIGYIRITQFNEQTGEGVAAAIKKFQSEIPADKFKGYILDLRNNPGGLLDQSIAVSNAFLDRGEIVSTRGRNADESMRYNAHPGDLSKGKPLVVLINGGSASASEIVAGALQDHKRGTILGTRSFGKGSVQTIIPLGQNNGAVRLTTARYYTPSGRSIQAKGIDPDTIVLQDVPDELKGKDDTKGEASLKGHLKNGDDEKGGSQAYVPPNPKDDKQLIAAEDMLRGVTKTSSKTPTQPATEPEKVPN; encoded by the coding sequence ATGATGCGGAAGGTATCACTTGTCATGCTCGGCGCCGTTCTCGGCGCGTCAGTCGTGACCGTCGGCACGCAGACGAGAGTGTTCTCGGACGGCGTCGCAAGCGCGGCTGCGTCCGATACTTATCGCAATCTCAATCTGTTCGGCGACGTTTTCGAGAAAATCCGCTCCGACTATGTTGAAAAGCCCGACGAGCAGAAGCTGGTCGAATCGGCGATCAACGGGATGCTCACCTCGCTCGATCCGCATTCGAGCTATATGGACGCCAAAAGCTTCCGCGACATGCAGGTGCAGACGCGCGGCGAATTCGGCGGCCTCGGCATTGAGGTGACTCAGGAGGACGGCCTCATCAAGGTGGTGACGCCGATCGACGACACGCCGGCCTCGCGCGGCGGCATTCTCTCGGGCGACATCATCACCGCCATCGACGGCGAAAACGTACAGGGCCTGACCCTGAACCAGGCCGTCGACAAGATGCGCGGCGCGCCCAACACGCCGGTGACGCTGAAAGTCCTGCGCGGGCCGAACAAGGACGCCCAGGACATCAAGCTGACCCGCGCGGTGATCCAGATCAAGTCGGTTCGCTCGCATCAGGAAGGCGACGACATCGGCTATATCCGCATCACCCAGTTCAATGAGCAGACGGGCGAGGGCGTCGCAGCCGCCATCAAGAAGTTCCAGAGCGAGATCCCGGCCGATAAATTCAAGGGCTACATCCTCGACCTCCGCAACAATCCCGGCGGCTTGCTCGATCAGTCGATCGCTGTCTCGAACGCGTTCCTTGACCGCGGCGAGATCGTCTCGACCCGAGGCCGCAACGCCGATGAATCCATGCGCTACAATGCGCACCCGGGCGATCTTTCCAAAGGCAAGCCCCTGGTCGTGCTGATCAATGGCGGTTCGGCCTCGGCGTCCGAGATCGTCGCCGGCGCGCTGCAGGATCACAAGCGCGGCACCATTCTCGGCACGCGCTCCTTCGGCAAGGGGTCGGTGCAGACCATCATTCCGCTCGGCCAGAACAATGGCGCGGTGCGTTTGACGACGGCGCGTTATTATACGCCGTCGGGACGCTCGATTCAGGCCAAAGGCATCGATCCTGATACGATCGTGCTGCAGGACGTGCCCGATGAGCTGAAGGGCAAGGACGACACCAAGGGCGAAGCCTCGCTCAAGGGCCATCTCAAGAACGGCGATGACGAGAAGGGCGGGTCGCAAGCCTATGTGCCGCCGAATCCGAAAGACGACAAGCAGTTGATCGCCGCCGAAGACATGCTGCGCGGCGTGACGAAAACCTCGAGCAAGACCCCGACTCAGCCCGCCACCGAGCCGGAAAAGGTTCCGAACTAG
- a CDS encoding patatin-like phospholipase family protein, whose protein sequence is MQSPSPSKLKSHVVKERPKFERIALLLQGGGALGSYQGGVYAALAESNLHPDWVAGISIGALNCALIAGNPPEQRVARVRQFWEEITASPLGLPFLKMGEIKGDYLHSLINQTRAMGVLFAGAPDFFKPRLPPPYMRQPGSVEALSFYDIAPLRATLERLVDFDRINSGETRLSVGATNVRTGNFAYFDTTTHLIKPEHIMASGALPPGFPPVEIEGEFYWDGGIVSNTPLQWVLDSHPRADTLAFQVDLWSARGQIPRDLAEVDLRAKEIRFSSRTRQGTDQFRKQQQLRRAVGSLLKSLPGDRRNDPEWRLLESEVDEKVYNIIHLIYRASAYEGSCKDFEFSRLTMEEHWTAGYNDTVRTLRHPEVLQRPDNAEGFSAFDLSVDGRE, encoded by the coding sequence GGGGGCGCTCTCGGCTCCTATCAGGGCGGAGTCTATGCGGCGCTGGCCGAGTCCAATCTTCATCCCGACTGGGTCGCGGGCATCTCCATCGGCGCCCTGAATTGCGCGCTGATCGCCGGCAATCCCCCGGAGCAGCGGGTGGCGCGCGTGCGTCAGTTCTGGGAGGAGATCACCGCCTCGCCGCTCGGCCTGCCCTTCCTGAAGATGGGCGAAATCAAGGGAGACTATCTGCACAGCCTCATTAACCAGACGCGCGCTATGGGCGTCCTTTTCGCGGGCGCCCCGGACTTTTTCAAGCCGCGCCTGCCGCCGCCCTACATGCGCCAGCCGGGCTCCGTGGAGGCGCTGAGTTTCTACGATATCGCGCCACTACGGGCGACGCTCGAACGCCTCGTCGACTTCGACCGCATCAACTCCGGCGAGACGCGGCTTAGCGTCGGGGCGACCAATGTCCGCACCGGCAATTTCGCCTATTTCGACACGACGACGCATTTGATCAAGCCCGAACATATTATGGCGAGCGGCGCGCTGCCGCCGGGTTTTCCGCCGGTCGAGATCGAGGGCGAATTTTATTGGGACGGCGGCATCGTCTCCAACACCCCGCTGCAATGGGTGCTCGACAGCCATCCGCGCGCCGACACGCTGGCCTTTCAGGTCGATCTGTGGAGCGCGCGGGGGCAAATTCCGCGTGATCTCGCGGAGGTCGATTTGCGCGCCAAGGAAATCCGGTTTTCGAGCCGCACGCGGCAGGGCACCGATCAATTCAGGAAGCAACAACAGCTGCGCCGCGCGGTCGGCAGCCTGTTGAAGAGCCTGCCGGGAGACCGCCGCAACGATCCGGAATGGCGGCTGCTCGAGTCCGAAGTGGACGAAAAAGTCTATAATATTATTCACCTCATCTATCGCGCCAGCGCCTATGAGGGATCCTGCAAGGATTTCGAATTCTCGCGCCTCACGATGGAGGAGCATTGGACGGCGGGATATAACGACACCGTCCGAACCCTGCGCCATCCGGAAGTTCTACAGCGCCCGGACAACGCCGAAGGATTTTCCGCGTTCGATCTGTCGGTCGACGGACGCGAATAG
- a CDS encoding glycosyltransferase — MLQIVPDLDDGAAARTTIEIAAALTLVGANAFVAARGGSLVSELQARGGLFAPLPADAKNPLTMAINVERLARLIKAERIDLVHARSRASAWSAYAATRILKTPFVTSFESSYAVGGPLALRYNFVMTRGDAIIAGSAEAAHGAAHLNPAAKDKIHVILGGVDCRVFSPKSTPPARVQAVRRLWGAPPDARVALIALGPKPAGDCKAALDAIRMLAEQIRAESSDAAFDVSSLRVIIGAASATATEIKEIDAIVADSGLQDIVQRGDIVSDPAAALLAASVIMAQSSNPAAFASLALEAQAMGAPIIATTGGAAAETLLAPPEVEPSARTGWRAPTGDPGASAIALSEALSLGATARERLSLRGRAHVERRFAMELMWEQTLDAYAAGLDAVRKPTN; from the coding sequence GTGCTCCAGATTGTGCCCGACCTCGATGACGGCGCGGCGGCGCGCACAACAATCGAGATCGCGGCGGCTCTGACCCTCGTTGGCGCGAACGCCTTTGTCGCCGCGCGGGGCGGCAGTCTCGTGAGCGAATTGCAGGCGCGCGGCGGACTGTTCGCGCCCCTTCCCGCAGACGCCAAAAACCCCCTCACGATGGCGATCAATGTGGAAAGGCTGGCGCGCCTTATCAAGGCGGAACGGATCGATCTCGTGCATGCGCGCTCACGCGCCTCAGCTTGGTCAGCCTATGCCGCAACCCGCATTCTGAAGACGCCCTTTGTGACAAGCTTTGAAAGCTCCTATGCCGTGGGCGGACCGCTCGCGCTGCGCTACAATTTCGTGATGACGCGCGGCGACGCGATCATCGCCGGTTCGGCCGAAGCGGCGCATGGCGCGGCGCATCTCAATCCGGCGGCGAAAGACAAAATTCATGTCATCCTCGGCGGCGTCGACTGCCGGGTCTTCTCGCCGAAATCGACGCCTCCGGCGCGGGTCCAGGCGGTCCGGCGGCTGTGGGGCGCCCCGCCCGACGCCAGGGTGGCGCTGATCGCGCTCGGCCCCAAGCCCGCCGGAGACTGCAAGGCGGCGCTGGACGCCATCCGAATGCTGGCCGAGCAAATCCGCGCCGAATCGTCTGACGCAGCCTTCGACGTCTCGAGCCTTCGGGTCATCATCGGCGCCGCCAGCGCCACCGCAACGGAGATCAAGGAGATCGACGCCATCGTCGCGGACTCCGGTTTGCAGGACATTGTGCAGCGGGGCGACATCGTTTCCGATCCGGCCGCCGCCTTGCTGGCCGCCTCGGTCATCATGGCACAGTCGAGCAATCCGGCGGCCTTCGCGAGCCTCGCTCTCGAGGCGCAGGCAATGGGAGCGCCGATCATCGCAACCACAGGGGGGGCGGCCGCCGAAACTCTGCTCGCCCCGCCGGAGGTCGAGCCCAGCGCGCGGACCGGCTGGCGCGCGCCGACCGGCGATCCGGGCGCGAGCGCCATAGCGCTGAGTGAGGCATTGAGCCTTGGCGCCACGGCGCGCGAACGGCTTTCGCTGCGCGGGCGCGCTCACGTCGAGCGGCGGTTCGCGATGGAGCTAATGTGGGAGCAGACGCTCGACGCCTATGCGGCGGGGCTCGACGCCGTCCGTAAGCCGACCAATTGA
- a CDS encoding alpha/beta hydrolase produces the protein MEGQAAGFASTWEPDAEFLTVGTGEKGRRIAFLRSVPPRPAAKPGIVWLGGFRSTMRGEKAAYLHQASRAAGSAFLRFDYSGHGESGGRFEDGTIGLWLEESLAALRSLTSGPQVLVGSSMGGWLALLLARALHDSGEVARLHGLVLIAPAVDFTEALIFAKMSKAEKAELKARGRWLRPSRYGDGPYPISAALLEEGRGHLLFGGTIASYCPTHILQGMQDEDVPWRHALALVEHMHGDPVTLTLIKDGDHRLSRPQDLARIGAAVEAIGG, from the coding sequence GTGGAAGGGCAAGCGGCGGGATTTGCTTCGACATGGGAGCCGGACGCAGAGTTTCTGACCGTCGGCACCGGAGAAAAGGGACGCCGCATCGCCTTTTTGCGGAGCGTCCCGCCGCGTCCGGCGGCAAAGCCGGGAATCGTCTGGCTTGGCGGCTTCCGATCGACCATGCGCGGCGAGAAGGCGGCCTATCTGCATCAGGCGTCGCGCGCGGCGGGAAGCGCCTTCCTGCGCTTCGATTATTCCGGCCACGGCGAATCGGGCGGGCGCTTCGAGGATGGAACGATCGGCCTGTGGCTCGAGGAGAGCCTTGCCGCCTTAAGGTCGCTGACTTCGGGTCCGCAGGTCCTCGTCGGTTCCTCGATGGGCGGATGGCTGGCGCTTCTTTTGGCCCGCGCGCTTCATGACAGCGGAGAGGTTGCTCGGCTGCATGGCCTGGTTTTGATCGCGCCGGCCGTCGACTTCACCGAGGCGCTGATTTTCGCGAAAATGAGCAAGGCTGAGAAGGCCGAACTCAAGGCGCGGGGACGCTGGCTGCGCCCGTCCCGCTATGGCGACGGGCCTTATCCGATCAGCGCGGCCTTGCTGGAAGAGGGGCGGGGCCATCTCTTGTTCGGCGGCACCATCGCCAGCTATTGCCCCACGCATATTCTGCAGGGCATGCAGGATGAGGACGTGCCCTGGCGCCATGCGCTGGCCCTGGTCGAGCATATGCATGGCGACCCGGTGACATTGACGCTGATCAAGGACGGCGACCACCGGCTGTCGCGGCCGCAGGATCTGGCGCGGATAGGGGCGGCGGTGGAGGCGATAGGCGGATAG
- a CDS encoding RNA pyrophosphohydrolase, with protein MTQFGNYRPCVGIMLLNRDGLVFVGRRRTKKPLEQPRIGHEWQMPQGGIDPGEDPFQAALRELREETNVASATLLSESPEWYTYDLPDEFSRKSWKGRFHGQRQKWFAFRFDGDESEIDIETPAGGQRPEFDAWRWTPIDQLVDLIIPFKRRVYERVVENFAHLAAPVEASAQGGRGSS; from the coding sequence GTGACGCAGTTTGGCAATTACCGTCCGTGCGTCGGCATCATGCTCCTCAACCGTGACGGTCTTGTTTTTGTCGGCCGTCGGCGGACGAAGAAACCGCTCGAACAGCCCCGGATCGGGCATGAATGGCAGATGCCGCAAGGCGGCATCGATCCCGGCGAGGATCCCTTCCAGGCGGCGCTGCGCGAATTGCGCGAGGAAACCAATGTCGCTTCGGCGACCCTCCTCAGCGAGTCGCCGGAATGGTACACCTATGATTTGCCGGATGAATTCTCGCGCAAATCCTGGAAGGGCCGCTTCCACGGACAGAGACAGAAATGGTTCGCCTTCCGCTTCGATGGCGACGAAAGCGAGATCGACATCGAGACGCCGGCCGGCGGGCAGAGGCCGGAGTTTGACGCCTGGCGCTGGACGCCGATCGACCAGCTGGTCGATCTGATCATTCCCTTCAAACGCCGGGTCTATGAGCGGGTCGTCGAAAACTTCGCTCATCTGGCGGCGCCGGTCGAAGCGTCGGCGCAGGGCGGACGCGGCTCCAGTTAG
- the minC gene encoding septum site-determining protein MinC, which translates to MTAAARPRHSIRFHSRSFHAMALAPQPPLADWLAEFDAWAERSPGFFVGRPIVLDLAGLQLSKDEALDLVKTLFERNIQIMGIEHGDPSWREFGMPPPFVSGGRYVNETPRGNVEAIARIIDRPAVEEAKAPEPAAPVRGNALLIEAPLRSGQYIEHLDGDVIVVGSVASGAEIVAGGSIHVYGALRGRAIAGAGHPNARIFCRKLEAELLAIDGLYLTADDTDAALRGKPVQVRLDGDSLMITVQD; encoded by the coding sequence GTGACCGCCGCAGCCCGCCCACGTCATTCGATCCGCTTCCACAGCCGCTCGTTCCACGCGATGGCGCTTGCGCCGCAACCCCCGCTCGCCGATTGGCTGGCCGAATTCGACGCCTGGGCCGAGCGTTCTCCCGGCTTCTTCGTTGGACGTCCCATCGTGCTCGATCTCGCCGGCCTGCAATTGAGCAAGGACGAGGCGCTCGACCTCGTCAAAACCCTGTTCGAGCGCAACATCCAGATCATGGGGATCGAGCACGGCGATCCGTCGTGGCGCGAATTCGGCATGCCGCCGCCCTTCGTCAGCGGCGGCCGCTACGTCAATGAAACGCCGCGCGGCAATGTTGAGGCGATCGCGCGGATCATCGACCGCCCCGCGGTCGAGGAAGCCAAGGCGCCGGAACCGGCCGCGCCTGTCCGCGGGAATGCGCTTCTGATCGAGGCGCCATTGCGGTCCGGCCAATATATCGAGCATCTCGACGGCGACGTCATCGTCGTCGGCTCGGTCGCCTCGGGCGCTGAAATCGTCGCCGGCGGCTCGATCCATGTCTATGGCGCGCTGCGCGGCCGGGCGATCGCTGGCGCGGGCCATCCGAACGCGCGCATTTTCTGCCGCAAGCTCGAGGCCGAGCTTCTGGCGATCGACGGGCTCTACCTGACCGCCGACGACACAGACGCCGCCCTGCGCGGCAAGCCCGTGCAGGTCCGGCTCGACGGCGATTCCTTGATGATCACGGTTCAGGACTAG
- the minE gene encoding cell division topological specificity factor MinE, with translation MNFMSFFKRPSTAPVAKDRLKLLLAHERVAIGNSDVVALLREEIVAVIAKHFPVESNAIKVRMETGEAISTLEVEVEIPTPLCVNVRLNANDDAKKKAEHQSRPIEAAAGG, from the coding sequence ATGAACTTCATGAGTTTCTTCAAGCGGCCGTCGACCGCGCCGGTCGCCAAGGACCGCCTCAAGCTGCTGCTCGCGCATGAGCGGGTGGCGATCGGCAATTCCGACGTCGTCGCCCTGTTGCGCGAGGAGATCGTCGCCGTCATCGCCAAACATTTCCCCGTCGAATCCAACGCCATAAAGGTGCGCATGGAAACCGGCGAGGCGATTTCAACGCTCGAAGTCGAGGTCGAAATCCCGACCCCGCTTTGCGTCAATGTGCGCCTCAACGCCAATGACGACGCTAAAAAAAAAGCCGAGCACCAGTCCCGGCCAATCGAGGCGGCGGCCGGGGGATGA
- the leuC gene encoding 3-isopropylmalate dehydratase large subunit, with the protein MTKPRTLYDKIWDEHLVHESADGSSLLYIDRHLVHEVTSPQAFEGLRLTGRTVRAPQKTLAVVDHNVPTTDRSKGIADHESRTQVEQLAINAREFGVEYFNELDPRQGVVHIIGPEQGFTLPGATIVCGDSHTSTHGAFGALAHGIGTSEVEHVLATQTLIQSKAKNMRVIVDGQPSEGVSAKDIVLAIIGEIGTAGGTGHVIEYAGEAIRALSMEGRMTVCNMSIEGGARAGLIAPDDKTFAFLKDRPKSPKGKAWDEAVAHWRTLHSDEGAHFDKEVRLDAASLPPIVTWGTSPEDVATINGEVPRVESAMSEAKRVSIARALDYMGLKGGEKITDISIDRVFIGSCTNGRLEDLRAAAKILAGKHIAAHVNGMVVPGSGLVKQQAEAEGLDVVFREAGFEWREPGCSMCLAMNPDRLEPGERCASTSNRNFEGRQGFKGRTHLVSPAMAAAAGVAGHFVDIRTWR; encoded by the coding sequence ATGACCAAGCCGCGTACGCTCTACGATAAGATTTGGGACGAACATCTGGTGCATGAATCCGCCGATGGCTCGAGCCTTCTCTATATCGATCGTCACCTCGTCCATGAAGTGACCAGCCCGCAGGCCTTCGAGGGTCTGCGGCTGACAGGCCGGACGGTGCGCGCGCCGCAGAAAACGCTCGCCGTCGTCGATCATAATGTGCCGACGACCGATCGCAGCAAGGGCATCGCGGATCACGAGAGCCGCACCCAGGTCGAGCAGCTCGCGATCAACGCCAGGGAGTTCGGCGTCGAATATTTCAACGAACTCGATCCGCGCCAGGGCGTCGTCCACATCATCGGACCGGAGCAGGGTTTTACGCTGCCCGGCGCGACCATCGTCTGCGGCGATAGCCATACCTCGACGCATGGCGCCTTTGGCGCGCTGGCCCATGGCATCGGCACCTCGGAGGTCGAGCACGTGCTCGCGACCCAGACGCTGATCCAGAGCAAGGCCAAGAATATGCGCGTCATCGTCGACGGCCAGCCGTCCGAAGGCGTCAGCGCCAAGGATATCGTGCTGGCGATTATCGGCGAGATCGGCACGGCCGGCGGCACCGGCCATGTCATCGAATATGCCGGCGAGGCGATCCGGGCGCTGTCGATGGAAGGCCGCATGACGGTCTGCAATATGAGCATTGAGGGCGGCGCGCGGGCCGGGCTGATCGCTCCCGACGACAAGACCTTCGCCTTTCTGAAGGACAGGCCGAAATCGCCGAAGGGAAAAGCCTGGGACGAGGCGGTCGCCCATTGGCGCACGCTTCATTCCGACGAGGGCGCCCATTTCGACAAGGAAGTGCGCCTCGATGCGGCGAGCCTGCCGCCGATCGTCACCTGGGGCACCAGCCCCGAGGATGTCGCGACGATCAACGGCGAAGTGCCGCGCGTCGAATCGGCGATGAGCGAGGCCAAGCGCGTCTCAATCGCCCGCGCGCTCGACTATATGGGGCTGAAGGGCGGCGAAAAGATCACGGATATTTCGATCGACCGCGTCTTCATCGGCTCGTGCACCAATGGAAGGCTGGAGGATTTGCGCGCCGCCGCGAAAATCCTTGCCGGCAAGCATATCGCCGCGCATGTCAACGGAATGGTCGTGCCGGGATCCGGGCTCGTGAAGCAGCAGGCGGAAGCCGAAGGCCTCGACGTCGTGTTCCGCGAGGCGGGTTTTGAATGGCGCGAGCCGGGCTGTTCGATGTGTCTCGCCATGAACCCGGACCGGCTGGAGCCGGGCGAGCGCTGCGCCTCGACCTCGAACCGCAATTTCGAAGGGCGTCAGGGTTTTAAGGGCCGCACTCATCTGGTCTCGCCGGCGATGGCCGCCGCTGCGGGCGTCGCCGGCCATTTCGTCGATATCCGCACCTGGCGTTAG
- a CDS encoding VOC family protein, whose amino-acid sequence MRPPVAPYLTVSPALAAIAYYSAVFGAQQKSIMPAFDGLRIMHCELAINGGSIMLADAFPELGHTRMSVPGELVTSSVSLEYASADQVDEIFAKATSLGGKVETSPTKSFWGTRFATFRDPFGHRWILNGPLK is encoded by the coding sequence ATGCGCCCGCCGGTTGCGCCCTATCTGACGGTTTCGCCCGCCCTCGCGGCAATCGCCTATTACAGCGCGGTCTTCGGCGCGCAGCAAAAATCGATCATGCCGGCCTTCGACGGGCTGCGAATCATGCATTGTGAGCTTGCCATCAATGGCGGCTCGATCATGCTCGCCGACGCCTTTCCCGAACTCGGCCATACGCGCATGTCGGTCCCGGGCGAACTCGTCACCTCCTCTGTCAGCCTCGAATATGCGAGCGCGGATCAGGTCGATGAAATCTTCGCGAAGGCGACCTCGCTCGGCGGCAAGGTCGAAACGAGCCCAACCAAATCCTTTTGGGGGACTCGCTTTGCGACCTTTCGCGATCCGTTCGGCCATCGCTGGATCTTGAACGGACCGCTGAAGTAA
- the minD gene encoding septum site-determining protein MinD → MAKVLVVTSGKGGVGKTTSTAALGVALAKSGKNVVLVDFDVGLRNLDLVMGAERRVVYDFINVAQGDAKLNQALIRDKRIETLSLLAASQTRDKDALTDEGVARVIAELREKFDWIVCDSPAGIERGATLAMRHADVAIVVTNPEVSSVRDSDRIIGLLDSKTEKAEKGERMEKHLLLTRYDAARAERGEMLKVDDVLEILSIPLIGIIPESEEVLRASNIGAPVTLSATPNAAARAYFDAARRLNGETLQIAMPNEKKSFFGKIFGRRAA, encoded by the coding sequence ATGGCCAAGGTTTTGGTCGTGACCTCAGGTAAAGGCGGCGTCGGCAAGACGACCTCCACGGCGGCTTTGGGCGTCGCCCTCGCCAAAAGCGGCAAAAACGTCGTCCTCGTCGATTTCGACGTCGGTCTGCGCAATCTCGACCTCGTCATGGGCGCCGAGCGCCGGGTCGTTTATGATTTCATCAATGTCGCGCAGGGCGACGCCAAGCTCAATCAGGCGCTGATCCGCGACAAGCGCATCGAAACCCTTTCGCTGCTTGCCGCCTCGCAGACGCGCGACAAGGACGCCCTGACCGACGAAGGCGTCGCCCGCGTCATTGCCGAGCTGCGTGAAAAATTCGACTGGATCGTTTGCGACAGCCCCGCCGGCATCGAGCGCGGCGCAACCCTCGCCATGCGCCACGCGGACGTCGCGATCGTCGTCACCAATCCGGAAGTTTCCTCGGTGCGCGATTCCGACCGCATCATCGGCCTGCTCGATTCCAAGACCGAGAAGGCCGAAAAGGGCGAGCGCATGGAGAAACATCTCCTGCTCACCCGATATGACGCGGCGCGGGCCGAGCGCGGCGAAATGCTGAAGGTTGACGACGTTCTCGAAATTCTGTCGATCCCGCTGATCGGCATCATTCCCGAAAGCGAAGAAGTGCTTCGCGCCTCCAATATTGGCGCGCCCGTCACGCTCAGCGCGACGCCCAACGCCGCGGCGCGAGCCTATTTCGACGCGGCGCGGCGGCTCAACGGCGAGACCCTGCAAATAGCGATGCCGAACGAAAAGAAAAGCTTCTTCGGCAAGATCTTCGGACGGAGGGCGGCATGA
- the rplS gene encoding 50S ribosomal protein L19, which translates to MNIIAELEAEQAAKLLAGKTIPEFQPGDTVIVNVKVKEGERTRVQAYEGVCIARNGGGLNESFTVRKISYGEGVERVFAIYSPNIDSIKVVRRGKVRRAKLYYLRDRRGKSARIAEKMESPAAKATREAAKKEAKAAKKNAAPAE; encoded by the coding sequence ATGAACATTATCGCGGAACTCGAGGCCGAACAGGCCGCCAAGCTGCTGGCCGGCAAGACCATCCCGGAATTCCAGCCGGGCGATACGGTCATCGTCAACGTCAAAGTCAAGGAAGGCGAGCGCACCCGCGTGCAGGCCTATGAAGGCGTCTGTATCGCGCGCAACGGCGGCGGCCTCAACGAGAGCTTCACCGTCCGCAAGATTTCCTATGGCGAAGGCGTCGAGCGCGTATTCGCGATCTATTCGCCCAATATCGACTCGATCAAGGTCGTGCGCCGCGGCAAGGTCCGCCGCGCAAAGCTCTATTATCTGCGCGATCGCCGCGGCAAGTCGGCCCGCATCGCCGAGAAGATGGAATCGCCCGCCGCCAAGGCCACGCGCGAAGCGGCCAAAAAAGAAGCGAAGGCCGCCAAGAAGAACGCCGCTCCCGCGGAGTAA